One window of the Xiphophorus couchianus chromosome 12, X_couchianus-1.0, whole genome shotgun sequence genome contains the following:
- the ppef2a gene encoding serine/threonine-protein phosphatase with EF-hands 2 isoform X1 — protein sequence MGCGVSKSSQFNKHSRKAVTTIRAAVLIQRWYRQYVARTEMRRRYTWHIFQSIEYSGEQAQIKLYNFLGYLMDNFTPSSTERNLISHIFRENDVCWDSEWERYFCYKNIEVPEVYSGPHLTFPLTVEQAVGLLEAFRSKKQLHSRYVLELLLETWKLLRMLPNINRISTCHSKEITICGDLHGQLEDLLLIFYKNGTPSLEKPYVFNGDFVDRGKDSIEILLILFSFMLVYPCDVYLNRGNHEDHIINLRYGFTKEVLTKYKIHGKRILKLLQKIFSWLPLATIIDQKVLVLHGGISDSTDLSVLTKVNRYNYVSALRPPKRRNHSSAGMSIDIDMDDDLWSTSKIYQRRPSLTYPKPLGPRECFHNRSLQDFSTRIKANMENELEHSKRREVILAAALHRSQQDILSASTDSVNSDNIKDEWRQILDLLWSDPMNQDGCIPNEVRGGGCYWGPDVTEDFLNRHNMQLIIRSHECKQEGYEFCHNRKVLTLFSASNYYDVGSNRGAYVKLGPDLVPYVIQYQASSMTRELTARQSVGRTERSALKVLREQLFAHKSDLLCAFKKVDTKNAGLVSLIDWASAVESVMHLNLPWRMLRCQLVTCKSSDGMIDYYDWFNELAIKGPNTDHIDQSLLETLYRHRSTLETIFRIVDTDNSGFISMEDFRQTWKLLSVYLKMAITDEDICNLAETIDSNHDGSIDIDEFMEAFRLTDKKSRLERGRSMFMATTSDLTKLEGDPNV from the exons ATGGGATGTGGCGTCTCAAAGTCCAGCCAGTTCAACAAACATTCCAGGAAAG CCGTCACCA CTATAAGAGCTGCTGTCCTGATTCAACGATGGTACCGGCAATATGTTGCTCGCACAGAGATGAGACGGAGATACACCTGGCACATCTTCCAGTCCATCGAATACTCCGGAGAACAAGCCCAGATCAAG CTTTATAACTTCCTCGGCTACCTCATGGACAACTTCACACCATCCAGCACAGAAC GAAATTTGATCTCGCACATCTTCAGGGAGAATGATGTCTGTTGGGACTCAGAGTGGGAGCGGTACTTCTGCTATAAGAACATCGAAGTGCCGGAGGTTTACTCCGGGCCGCACCTCACCTTCCCGCTGACGGTGGAGCAGGCAGTCGGCCTGCTAGAGGCCTTCAGGAGCAAGAAA cagctgcactcTCGCTAcgtgctggagctgctgctggagacgTGGAAGCTGCTCCGCATGCTGCCAAACATCAACCGCATCTCCACCTGCCACAGCAAGGAAATCACTATCTGCG GTGATTTGCATGGACAGCTGGAGGATCTGCTGCTGATTTTTTACAAG AATGGCACGCCGTCCTTAGAGAAGCCCTACGTGTTTAATGGAGACTTCGTCGACCGAGGAAAAGACTCCATTGAGATTCTCCTCATCCTGTTTTCGTTCATGCTTGTTTATCCGTGTGACGTCTACTTGAACAGAGGCAACCATGAGGACCACATCATCAACCTCAG GTATGGATTCACCAAGGAGGTGCTGACTAAATACAAG ATTCACGGAAAGCGGATCTtgaagctgctgcagaagaTTTTCAGCTGGTTGCCATTAGCAACCATCATCGATCAGAAGGTGCTAGTCCTCCACGGCGGTATCTCCGACTCTACGGATCTCAGCGTTCTGACCAAAGTGAACCGATACAAT TATGTTTCAGCGCTGCGGCCTCCGAAGAGGAGGAACCACAGCTCGGCGGGCATGTCCATCGACATCGACATGGACGACGACCTCTGGAGCACCAGTAAGATCTACCAGCGCCGGCCGTCCCTCACGTATCCCAAGCCGCTCGGACCGCGGGAGTGCTTCCACAACCGCTCGCTGCAGGACTTCTCGACCCGGATCAAGGCCAACATGGAGAACGAGCTGGAGCACAGCAAGAGGAGAGAGGTCATCCTGGCAGCGGCGCTCCACAGGTCACAGCAGGACATTCTGTCTGCGTCCACCGACTCTGTGAACAGCGACAACATCAAGGACGAGTGGAGGCAG attctggacctgctGTGGAGCGACCCGATGAACCAGGATGGCTGCATACCCAACGAGGTGAGGGGCGGAGGCTGCTACTGGGGTCCGGACGTCACTGAGGACTTCCTGAACAGACACAACATGCAGCTCATCATCCGCTCACACGAGTGTAAACAGGAGGGCTACGAGTTCTGCCACAACCGGAAG GTCCTCACTCTGTTCTCTGCCTCAAATTATTACGACGTGGGAAGCAACCGGGGGGCCTACGTGAAGTTGGGTCCAGACCTCGTGCCTTATGTGATCCAGTACCAGGCCAGTAGCATGACCAGAGAACTCACCGCCAGGCAAAG CGTCGGGCGAACCGAACGCTCGGCCCTGAAAGTCCTGCGGGAGCAGCTGTTTGCGCACAAGTCAGACCTCCTCTGTGCCTTCAAAAAGGTTGACACAAAGAACGCAG GTTTGGTGTCCCTGATTGACTGGGCCTCAGCGGTGGAGAGCGTTATGCACCTGAATCTGCCGTGGCGGATGCTGCGCTGTCAGCTGGTCACCTGCAAGTCGAGCGACGGCATGATCGACTACTACGACTGGTTCAACGAACTCGCCATCAAAGGGCCCAACACAGAC CACATCGACCAGAGCCTGCTGGAAACTTTGTACCGCCATCGCTCCACTTTGGAGACCATCTTCAGGATCGTAGACACAGACAACTCAG GCTTCATCAGCATGGAGGACTTCCGGCAGACGTGGAAGCTGCTCAGCGTCTACCTGAAGATGGCGATCACGGACGAAGACATCTGCAACCTGGCCGAGACCATCGACAGCAACCACGACGGCAGCATCGACATCGACGAGTTCATGGAGGCTTTCCGGCTCACGGACAAGAAGAGCCGCCTGGAGCGGGGACGCAGCATGTTCATGGCCACGACGTCGGACCTCACCAAGCTGGAGGGCGACCCCAACGTGTGA
- the ppef2a gene encoding serine/threonine-protein phosphatase with EF-hands 2 isoform X2, producing MGCGVSKSSQFNKHSRKAIRAAVLIQRWYRQYVARTEMRRRYTWHIFQSIEYSGEQAQIKLYNFLGYLMDNFTPSSTERNLISHIFRENDVCWDSEWERYFCYKNIEVPEVYSGPHLTFPLTVEQAVGLLEAFRSKKQLHSRYVLELLLETWKLLRMLPNINRISTCHSKEITICGDLHGQLEDLLLIFYKNGTPSLEKPYVFNGDFVDRGKDSIEILLILFSFMLVYPCDVYLNRGNHEDHIINLRYGFTKEVLTKYKIHGKRILKLLQKIFSWLPLATIIDQKVLVLHGGISDSTDLSVLTKVNRYNYVSALRPPKRRNHSSAGMSIDIDMDDDLWSTSKIYQRRPSLTYPKPLGPRECFHNRSLQDFSTRIKANMENELEHSKRREVILAAALHRSQQDILSASTDSVNSDNIKDEWRQILDLLWSDPMNQDGCIPNEVRGGGCYWGPDVTEDFLNRHNMQLIIRSHECKQEGYEFCHNRKVLTLFSASNYYDVGSNRGAYVKLGPDLVPYVIQYQASSMTRELTARQSVGRTERSALKVLREQLFAHKSDLLCAFKKVDTKNAGLVSLIDWASAVESVMHLNLPWRMLRCQLVTCKSSDGMIDYYDWFNELAIKGPNTDHIDQSLLETLYRHRSTLETIFRIVDTDNSGFISMEDFRQTWKLLSVYLKMAITDEDICNLAETIDSNHDGSIDIDEFMEAFRLTDKKSRLERGRSMFMATTSDLTKLEGDPNV from the exons ATGGGATGTGGCGTCTCAAAGTCCAGCCAGTTCAACAAACATTCCAGGAAAG CTATAAGAGCTGCTGTCCTGATTCAACGATGGTACCGGCAATATGTTGCTCGCACAGAGATGAGACGGAGATACACCTGGCACATCTTCCAGTCCATCGAATACTCCGGAGAACAAGCCCAGATCAAG CTTTATAACTTCCTCGGCTACCTCATGGACAACTTCACACCATCCAGCACAGAAC GAAATTTGATCTCGCACATCTTCAGGGAGAATGATGTCTGTTGGGACTCAGAGTGGGAGCGGTACTTCTGCTATAAGAACATCGAAGTGCCGGAGGTTTACTCCGGGCCGCACCTCACCTTCCCGCTGACGGTGGAGCAGGCAGTCGGCCTGCTAGAGGCCTTCAGGAGCAAGAAA cagctgcactcTCGCTAcgtgctggagctgctgctggagacgTGGAAGCTGCTCCGCATGCTGCCAAACATCAACCGCATCTCCACCTGCCACAGCAAGGAAATCACTATCTGCG GTGATTTGCATGGACAGCTGGAGGATCTGCTGCTGATTTTTTACAAG AATGGCACGCCGTCCTTAGAGAAGCCCTACGTGTTTAATGGAGACTTCGTCGACCGAGGAAAAGACTCCATTGAGATTCTCCTCATCCTGTTTTCGTTCATGCTTGTTTATCCGTGTGACGTCTACTTGAACAGAGGCAACCATGAGGACCACATCATCAACCTCAG GTATGGATTCACCAAGGAGGTGCTGACTAAATACAAG ATTCACGGAAAGCGGATCTtgaagctgctgcagaagaTTTTCAGCTGGTTGCCATTAGCAACCATCATCGATCAGAAGGTGCTAGTCCTCCACGGCGGTATCTCCGACTCTACGGATCTCAGCGTTCTGACCAAAGTGAACCGATACAAT TATGTTTCAGCGCTGCGGCCTCCGAAGAGGAGGAACCACAGCTCGGCGGGCATGTCCATCGACATCGACATGGACGACGACCTCTGGAGCACCAGTAAGATCTACCAGCGCCGGCCGTCCCTCACGTATCCCAAGCCGCTCGGACCGCGGGAGTGCTTCCACAACCGCTCGCTGCAGGACTTCTCGACCCGGATCAAGGCCAACATGGAGAACGAGCTGGAGCACAGCAAGAGGAGAGAGGTCATCCTGGCAGCGGCGCTCCACAGGTCACAGCAGGACATTCTGTCTGCGTCCACCGACTCTGTGAACAGCGACAACATCAAGGACGAGTGGAGGCAG attctggacctgctGTGGAGCGACCCGATGAACCAGGATGGCTGCATACCCAACGAGGTGAGGGGCGGAGGCTGCTACTGGGGTCCGGACGTCACTGAGGACTTCCTGAACAGACACAACATGCAGCTCATCATCCGCTCACACGAGTGTAAACAGGAGGGCTACGAGTTCTGCCACAACCGGAAG GTCCTCACTCTGTTCTCTGCCTCAAATTATTACGACGTGGGAAGCAACCGGGGGGCCTACGTGAAGTTGGGTCCAGACCTCGTGCCTTATGTGATCCAGTACCAGGCCAGTAGCATGACCAGAGAACTCACCGCCAGGCAAAG CGTCGGGCGAACCGAACGCTCGGCCCTGAAAGTCCTGCGGGAGCAGCTGTTTGCGCACAAGTCAGACCTCCTCTGTGCCTTCAAAAAGGTTGACACAAAGAACGCAG GTTTGGTGTCCCTGATTGACTGGGCCTCAGCGGTGGAGAGCGTTATGCACCTGAATCTGCCGTGGCGGATGCTGCGCTGTCAGCTGGTCACCTGCAAGTCGAGCGACGGCATGATCGACTACTACGACTGGTTCAACGAACTCGCCATCAAAGGGCCCAACACAGAC CACATCGACCAGAGCCTGCTGGAAACTTTGTACCGCCATCGCTCCACTTTGGAGACCATCTTCAGGATCGTAGACACAGACAACTCAG GCTTCATCAGCATGGAGGACTTCCGGCAGACGTGGAAGCTGCTCAGCGTCTACCTGAAGATGGCGATCACGGACGAAGACATCTGCAACCTGGCCGAGACCATCGACAGCAACCACGACGGCAGCATCGACATCGACGAGTTCATGGAGGCTTTCCGGCTCACGGACAAGAAGAGCCGCCTGGAGCGGGGACGCAGCATGTTCATGGCCACGACGTCGGACCTCACCAAGCTGGAGGGCGACCCCAACGTGTGA